One genomic region from Reichenbachiella ulvae encodes:
- a CDS encoding metallophosphoesterase — translation MKKRILRYFRHVGITLLVLFVLAVFVGLQVRAILRYGEHPARLNLNNEGPYVFAQNDSTWVVNYIHGDKEAGFYLKKKPWNGSGSILASCYFALDSTRFEFSIDTQITSHPSIYEDNNPIVAISDIEGGFQAFRDFLIGNGVINEELKWIFGKGHLVLVGDFVDRGWSVTQVLWLIYKLDQEARQAGGRVHFIIGNHELKNMQGFYESAADKYYAASAIMGRQHHQLYDSSSFLGRWMSRKNSIEKINGYLFVHGGLHPDLKDSHLSLDEINNMSRSNYRKTYYPRPHMGYDELVLSNRKGICWYRGYFEDGLTQEEVDGPLDYFEADAVVVGHTVQTEVTSLYNDRVIAIDVRHPKDYLHLWPFGETQGLLIKDQQRFRIFADGSRELLP, via the coding sequence ATGAAAAAACGGATATTAAGATACTTTAGACATGTAGGTATTACCCTACTGGTACTCTTTGTCCTTGCTGTTTTTGTAGGACTGCAGGTGCGGGCGATACTCAGATATGGAGAGCATCCTGCCAGACTGAACCTGAACAATGAGGGACCTTATGTATTTGCTCAGAATGATAGCACCTGGGTTGTCAACTACATTCACGGAGATAAAGAAGCGGGATTTTACCTCAAAAAGAAACCGTGGAATGGATCTGGTTCTATTTTGGCGAGCTGCTATTTTGCTCTCGACTCTACTCGGTTCGAATTCAGTATCGATACACAGATAACAAGTCATCCATCAATATATGAAGATAATAATCCGATTGTCGCTATATCGGATATCGAAGGAGGCTTTCAGGCATTTCGTGATTTTCTGATTGGCAATGGAGTGATCAACGAGGAGTTAAAATGGATATTTGGAAAAGGACATTTGGTGTTGGTGGGGGATTTTGTCGATCGGGGTTGGTCGGTGACGCAGGTGCTCTGGCTGATCTACAAACTGGACCAGGAGGCCAGGCAAGCGGGCGGTCGAGTGCACTTCATCATTGGAAATCATGAGCTGAAGAACATGCAGGGTTTTTACGAATCAGCTGCAGATAAGTACTATGCTGCATCAGCAATCATGGGGAGGCAGCACCACCAGTTGTATGATAGTTCGTCTTTTTTAGGACGATGGATGTCCAGAAAAAACTCGATTGAAAAGATCAACGGCTATCTGTTCGTTCATGGTGGCTTGCATCCCGACCTGAAGGATTCCCATTTGAGTTTGGACGAAATCAATAACATGAGTCGGTCCAATTATCGCAAGACCTACTATCCCAGACCCCATATGGGATATGATGAGCTGGTATTGTCTAACCGAAAGGGAATATGCTGGTATCGAGGATACTTCGAAGATGGGCTGACTCAAGAGGAGGTGGATGGACCGCTTGATTATTTTGAGGCAGATGCCGTGGTAGTGGGACATACAGTGCAGACGGAAGTAACTAGCCTTTATAATGATAGAGTCATAGCCATAGATGTCAGGCACCCAAAGGATTACTTACATCTCTGGCCATTTGGAGAGACCCAGGGGCTATTGATTAAGGACCAGCAGCGCTTTAGGATTTTTGCTGATGGTAGTCGGGAGCTGTTGCCATAG
- a CDS encoding sensor histidine kinase produces MKLTITQKSLRKLYIAGAALLAIPLMVLGVWIIVSTENHLTLVIETPFETLLFVLYILLALFMLSVLGYRLMMRVRSLLSLRNEKLRMEQQHLQNQISPHFFFNVLNNLYGLIEKQPQKAKEMVLTLSDMMRYSIYEGQKDEVTLLEEKTFIEKFIHLNLSRYRKTIRINFEADLADEQSKITPLLFIILVENAFKHGVEKLTEQAFVDINMKSTDSEVYFSISNNFDPDEPSANGGVGLANLRRRLELVYPKKHQLDIEKSDTTFTVQFRLSLA; encoded by the coding sequence ATGAAATTAACTATCACTCAAAAATCACTAAGGAAGCTCTACATCGCCGGTGCAGCGCTATTGGCTATTCCACTTATGGTCTTGGGAGTGTGGATCATAGTATCAACAGAAAATCACTTGACTCTGGTCATCGAAACGCCCTTTGAGACTTTACTTTTCGTATTGTACATTTTGCTGGCCCTATTCATGCTATCGGTGCTCGGCTATCGACTGATGATGAGGGTCCGTTCCCTGCTGAGTCTAAGAAATGAAAAGTTGCGAATGGAACAGCAACATCTGCAAAATCAGATTAGCCCCCACTTCTTTTTCAACGTGCTCAACAACCTCTACGGCCTGATAGAAAAGCAGCCTCAAAAAGCCAAAGAAATGGTCTTAACCCTGTCGGATATGATGCGCTATAGCATCTACGAAGGGCAAAAGGATGAAGTGACCTTGTTGGAAGAAAAGACCTTCATAGAGAAATTCATTCATCTCAACCTTTCCAGATATCGCAAAACGATTCGAATCAATTTTGAAGCAGACCTGGCCGACGAACAAAGTAAGATTACTCCATTGCTTTTCATCATTCTGGTGGAAAACGCATTCAAACATGGCGTAGAAAAACTAACTGAACAGGCCTTTGTAGACATCAACATGAAGAGCACCGACTCGGAAGTTTACTTTAGCATCAGCAACAATTTTGATCCGGACGAACCAAGCGCAAACGGCGGAGTAGGTCTTGCCAATTTGAGAAGAAGGCTAGAACTGGTCTATCCTAAAAAGCATCAGTTGGATATTGAAAAATCAGACACCACCTTTACCGTCCAATTCAGGCTTTCACTCGCATGA
- a CDS encoding LytR/AlgR family response regulator transcription factor, whose amino-acid sequence MIKYLIVDDEPVAHDIIQDYSQLLPNMRLVGNCYDALQAIEILQKQKVDLMFLDLNMPKLKGFDFLRSLSHAPKVIVTSAYQEYAIEGFELDVIDYLLKPFDFSRFLKAVNKATSQPALPHSPTTEEEQSIFLKSDKKYIQIRTAEIAILEAAGNYTKILSGGSLIMVREKISDLLLTFNSDNLIQVHKSFVVSKKDIQSIEGNRIWIKDQTVPIGKTYRSQLTGLLGLK is encoded by the coding sequence ATGATCAAATACCTTATAGTCGATGACGAACCAGTAGCACATGACATCATTCAGGACTACAGCCAGCTGCTGCCCAACATGAGGCTAGTAGGCAACTGCTATGATGCCCTACAAGCCATCGAGATATTACAAAAGCAAAAGGTAGATCTCATGTTCCTGGATTTAAACATGCCCAAGTTGAAAGGCTTTGATTTTTTGAGATCGCTGTCTCACGCTCCTAAAGTAATAGTAACCTCCGCCTATCAGGAATATGCCATAGAAGGCTTTGAACTTGACGTGATTGACTACTTGCTCAAACCTTTCGACTTCAGTAGATTTCTTAAGGCGGTCAACAAAGCCACTTCGCAACCTGCCCTTCCCCATTCTCCCACTACCGAAGAAGAGCAGAGCATATTTCTCAAGAGTGACAAAAAGTATATCCAAATTAGGACTGCAGAAATAGCAATACTCGAAGCGGCTGGCAATTACACCAAAATCCTGAGCGGTGGATCACTCATTATGGTTAGAGAAAAAATATCTGATCTCCTCCTCACCTTCAACAGCGACAACCTGATTCAAGTGCACAAATCCTTCGTAGTGTCAAAGAAGGATATTCAAAGTATCGAAGGCAACCGCATCTGGATCAAGGATCAAACCGTGCCTATTGGCAAAACCTACAGATCCCAATTGACAGGATTATTGGGTCTAAAGTGA
- a CDS encoding SDR family oxidoreductase, with product MNLSENTILVTGGTSGIGYEMAKEFLKRDNKVIITGRNEQKLQKAVQELKGAIGIACDVSQPDQIQQLYQQIEKEHPDLNILINNAGVMLTINLQAHKLSERDLTQEFDINVKGTIWMNDAFLPLLGKNSHSATVTVSSGLAFAPLPITPIYCATKAALHSYSLSLREQLKNTSIKVFELAPPATKTELLAGFEEEDMEGVTPMTVEALVAKFIEGLSKDKLEICPGQASQLKFMGRFFPNFILKQLSKPIARMHAEM from the coding sequence ATGAACCTAAGCGAAAACACAATCCTGGTCACCGGTGGCACAAGTGGCATTGGGTACGAAATGGCCAAAGAATTTCTGAAGCGAGACAACAAGGTCATCATCACTGGCCGAAACGAACAAAAGCTACAAAAAGCAGTGCAAGAACTCAAGGGCGCAATAGGTATCGCTTGCGATGTGAGCCAGCCTGATCAGATCCAGCAGCTCTACCAGCAAATCGAAAAGGAACACCCCGATCTCAACATCCTGATCAACAATGCGGGCGTCATGCTTACCATCAACTTGCAGGCACACAAGCTATCCGAACGGGACCTGACTCAAGAGTTTGACATCAACGTAAAAGGCACCATCTGGATGAACGATGCCTTTCTCCCCTTGCTGGGCAAAAACAGCCACTCTGCTACCGTGACCGTTTCTTCAGGTTTGGCCTTTGCCCCACTGCCGATCACCCCGATCTACTGCGCCACCAAGGCGGCCCTCCACTCCTACTCACTGTCTCTCCGAGAGCAACTCAAAAACACCAGCATCAAAGTATTCGAGCTAGCCCCTCCTGCCACGAAAACGGAATTACTAGCAGGCTTTGAGGAAGAAGACATGGAAGGTGTGACTCCCATGACAGTCGAAGCATTGGTAGCCAAGTTCATCGAGGGACTCTCCAAAGACAAATTGGAAATATGCCCCGGCCAGGCCTCACAGCTCAAGTTCATGGGCCGCTTTTTCCCCAACTTCATCCTCAAACAACTGAGCAAACCCATCGCCAGAATGCACGCGGAGATGTAG
- a CDS encoding DUF6261 family protein, whose product MQIIVVPELRVAQFQTFSNKALDITKDLKELAPQVAEAKALYDIFVAGMTRDQASSDKKLLDRTRDKLNTGFFNAVMSEQIFPHESETAKVLDQLVKITDEYGFELSRLTYDEQTAQTDNMLKKIEALDLSALPSLSRWIEPLKTANDNFKAVSDEYFQQLNASKDTKAATEAAEPLVDALNKLFTLLFSHANVTGSAELIKAYKELTTLVSTYK is encoded by the coding sequence ATGCAAATTATTGTAGTGCCTGAACTTCGAGTGGCACAGTTTCAAACTTTTAGCAACAAAGCACTAGACATCACCAAAGACCTGAAGGAGCTTGCTCCGCAGGTAGCGGAGGCAAAGGCTCTCTACGATATTTTCGTAGCAGGGATGACTCGCGATCAGGCTTCTTCTGACAAGAAGCTCCTGGATCGCACCCGTGACAAGTTGAATACCGGCTTTTTTAATGCTGTGATGTCTGAGCAAATTTTTCCACATGAGTCTGAAACCGCCAAAGTGCTGGATCAGCTGGTGAAGATCACCGACGAGTATGGTTTTGAGCTAAGTCGTCTGACCTACGACGAACAGACCGCCCAGACCGACAACATGCTGAAAAAAATCGAGGCACTGGACCTGTCTGCTTTGCCGAGTCTCTCGCGATGGATTGAGCCACTCAAGACGGCCAATGACAACTTCAAGGCGGTATCGGACGAGTACTTTCAGCAGCTCAATGCCTCTAAGGATACCAAAGCAGCTACTGAGGCAGCAGAACCGCTGGTCGATGCACTCAATAAACTGTTCACCCTGTTGTTTTCGCATGCGAATGTCACAGGATCGGCCGAACTGATCAAAGCCTACAAGGAACTAACTACGCTGGTTAGTACCTATAAGTAG